One Trachemys scripta elegans isolate TJP31775 chromosome 4, CAS_Tse_1.0, whole genome shotgun sequence genomic region harbors:
- the KCTD20 gene encoding BTB/POZ domain-containing protein KCTD20 isoform X1 codes for MALSLQRVATEGTSRGHCAQRREGLWLLGRRVCLRLAISESPMVLPFLSLEPHCCPWQLRSGAQEALYLLVLGRDGIRKDCGDTEFRYTSRPATPQFSNMLPTPEDTTGTNPRAGSKRHLDHFIAQERNGSSAMGSTSSSQSSQAPEKVTLVVDGTRFVVNPQIFTAHPDTMLGRMFGAGREYNFTRPNEKGEYEIAEGISSTVFHTVLDYYKTGIINCPDGISIPDLRDTCDYLCINFDFNTIKCQDLSALLHELSNDGAHKQFDTYLEELILPIMVGSARKGERECHIVVLTDEDTVDWDEDHPPPMGEEYSQILYSSKLYRFFKYIENRDVAKTVLKERGLKNIRIGIEGYPTCKEKVKRRPGGRSEVIYNYVQRPFIQMSWEKEEGKSRHVDFQCVRSKSLTNLVAVGEDVSEDQELLMHHPPQVDELDRLNAPFSQMAPNNLPD; via the exons ATGGCACTAAGTCTTCAGAGAGTAGCTACTGAAGGAACCTCTAGGGGACACTGTGCTCAGAGGAGGGAGGGTTTGTGGCTGCTAGGACGGAGGGTTTGTTTGAGACTTGCCATCAGTGAATCCCCAATGGTCCTCCCTTTTCTCTCCTTGGAACCCCATTGTTGTCCCTGGCAGCTGCGGTCAGGTGCGCAGGAAGCTCTCTACCTTCTGGTGCTTGGCAGGGATGGGATACGAAAGGACTGCGGAG ATACGGAATTCAGATACACTTCTCGCCCAGCAACTCCCCAATTCAGTAACATGCTACCCACCCCTGAAGATACAACTGGCACTAATCCCAGAGCTGGGAGTAAAAGACATCTAGACCATTTTATTGCTCAAGAACGAAATGGAAGCAGCGCTATGGGCTCCACCAGTAGTTCACAATCCTCCCAGGCCCCAGAGAAAGTGACTCTTGTTGTAGATGGCACTCGATTTGTGGTGAATCCGCAGATTTTCACCGCTCATCCTGACACCATGCTGGGAAG AATGTTTGGAGCAGGTAGAGAATATAATTTCACTCGGCCAAATGAAAAGGGagaatatgaaattgcagaaggaATTAGCTCCACTGTATTTCACACAGTGCTG GATTATTACAAAACTGGAATCATTAACTGCCCCGATGGAATTTCTATCCCTGATCTCAGAGATACGTGCGATTACCTCTGTATCAACTTTGATTTCAACACAATCAAATGTCAAGACCTAA GTGCTTTGTTGCATGAACTCTCTAATGATGGAGCTCACAAGCAGTTTGATACCTACCTGGAAGAGCTTATTCTGCCCATAATGGTGGGCAGTGCCAGGAAAGGAGAACGTGAATGCCACATTGTAGTATTAACAGATGAAGACACAGTGGACTGGGACGAAGACCATCCACCTCCAATGGGAGAGGAATACTCACAAA TTCTTTACAGTTCCAAGCTGTACAGATTCTTCAAGTACATCGAGAACCGTGATGTTGCAAAAACTGTCTTAAAGGAGCGTGGGCTGAAAAATATTCGAATTGGCATTGAAG GTTATCCCACATGTAAAGAGAAGGTCAAGAGGAGACCCGGAGGCCGGTCAGAAGTTATATACAACTATGTGCAACGGCCGTTCATCCAGATGTCTTgggaaaaggaagaaggaaagagcCGTCACGTCGACTTCCAGTGCGTTAGAAGCAAATCTCTAACAAACCTGGTGGCAGTAGGCGAGGATGTTTCAGAAGACCAGGAACTTCTGATGCATCATCCACCCCAGGTAGACGAACTCGATAGATTAAATGCACCATTCTCACAAATGGCTCCTAACAATCTTCCGGATTAG
- the KCTD20 gene encoding BTB/POZ domain-containing protein KCTD20 isoform X2, which yields MNINCASGTDQSRNQESNHPAENITPPVHDPEEDSLALGSQTPSISAVPRNDDTEFRYTSRPATPQFSNMLPTPEDTTGTNPRAGSKRHLDHFIAQERNGSSAMGSTSSSQSSQAPEKVTLVVDGTRFVVNPQIFTAHPDTMLGRMFGAGREYNFTRPNEKGEYEIAEGISSTVFHTVLDYYKTGIINCPDGISIPDLRDTCDYLCINFDFNTIKCQDLSALLHELSNDGAHKQFDTYLEELILPIMVGSARKGERECHIVVLTDEDTVDWDEDHPPPMGEEYSQILYSSKLYRFFKYIENRDVAKTVLKERGLKNIRIGIEGYPTCKEKVKRRPGGRSEVIYNYVQRPFIQMSWEKEEGKSRHVDFQCVRSKSLTNLVAVGEDVSEDQELLMHHPPQVDELDRLNAPFSQMAPNNLPD from the exons ATGAATATTAACTGTGCCAGTGGGACTGACCAGTCAAGAAATCAAGAGTCCAATCACCCTGCAGAAAATATAACTCCTCCAGTCCATGATCCAGAAGAAGATAGCCTGGCCCTAGGCAGCCAAACCCCTAGCATTTCTGCAGTGCCCAGGAATGATG ATACGGAATTCAGATACACTTCTCGCCCAGCAACTCCCCAATTCAGTAACATGCTACCCACCCCTGAAGATACAACTGGCACTAATCCCAGAGCTGGGAGTAAAAGACATCTAGACCATTTTATTGCTCAAGAACGAAATGGAAGCAGCGCTATGGGCTCCACCAGTAGTTCACAATCCTCCCAGGCCCCAGAGAAAGTGACTCTTGTTGTAGATGGCACTCGATTTGTGGTGAATCCGCAGATTTTCACCGCTCATCCTGACACCATGCTGGGAAG AATGTTTGGAGCAGGTAGAGAATATAATTTCACTCGGCCAAATGAAAAGGGagaatatgaaattgcagaaggaATTAGCTCCACTGTATTTCACACAGTGCTG GATTATTACAAAACTGGAATCATTAACTGCCCCGATGGAATTTCTATCCCTGATCTCAGAGATACGTGCGATTACCTCTGTATCAACTTTGATTTCAACACAATCAAATGTCAAGACCTAA GTGCTTTGTTGCATGAACTCTCTAATGATGGAGCTCACAAGCAGTTTGATACCTACCTGGAAGAGCTTATTCTGCCCATAATGGTGGGCAGTGCCAGGAAAGGAGAACGTGAATGCCACATTGTAGTATTAACAGATGAAGACACAGTGGACTGGGACGAAGACCATCCACCTCCAATGGGAGAGGAATACTCACAAA TTCTTTACAGTTCCAAGCTGTACAGATTCTTCAAGTACATCGAGAACCGTGATGTTGCAAAAACTGTCTTAAAGGAGCGTGGGCTGAAAAATATTCGAATTGGCATTGAAG GTTATCCCACATGTAAAGAGAAGGTCAAGAGGAGACCCGGAGGCCGGTCAGAAGTTATATACAACTATGTGCAACGGCCGTTCATCCAGATGTCTTgggaaaaggaagaaggaaagagcCGTCACGTCGACTTCCAGTGCGTTAGAAGCAAATCTCTAACAAACCTGGTGGCAGTAGGCGAGGATGTTTCAGAAGACCAGGAACTTCTGATGCATCATCCACCCCAGGTAGACGAACTCGATAGATTAAATGCACCATTCTCACAAATGGCTCCTAACAATCTTCCGGATTAG
- the BNIP5 gene encoding protein BNIP5: METQRRRPWETESHPRGKFLSLDKKDAKKVLEIYVKRTLSNCEDSFAAKKRVEEANGAQGKKMTKLRRAASDFCGYSGSKIGKGQADRAQALRLEDALSEKSKLLTGGNATEDEQKPKGKGLKNLSQGKNQHPWIKTLLNFFYRKNTDDYKEYSDKKTKEKEASLERAPSCIEAEAATRTGADSSSLPRPGKTIKKRSTLRRAFSFKKHATEEEKKAGTEAGIKAKRPSFLPLRNIHRPSSQDREEHELYCTQVSEEIQLIIQGNEAKRRRKHSYEELLRPADTPESEEAIIRKIVALLKSTGDHLDEKIKEDTNLTTFFKDISYSSFKHLADVYVNKEVTAQVPEMSPEEIKFAFAVHLTAKVAGICNHAVNRIMGFGDQYLQDTFVQFSYSKNVRDREKFSTSSCESPD; this comes from the exons ATGGAAACCCAAAGGAGGAGACCATGGGAAACAGAGAGCCATCCCAGGGGAAAGTTCCTATCTCTAGACAAGAAAGACGCTAAGAAGGTGTTGGAAATTTATGTCAAGCGCACACTGAGCAATTGTGAGGATTCCTTTGCTGCTAAGAAGAGGGTGGAGGAGGCCAACGGTGCACAGGGGAAGAAGATGACTAAGCTCCGAAGAGCAGCAAGTGACTTCTGTGGGTACTCAGGCTCCAAGATAGGGAAGGGCCAAGCAGACAGAGCCCAGGCACTGAGGCTGGAAGACGCGCTCAGCGAGAAGAGCAAACTATTGACTGGTGGGAATGCTACAGAAGACGAGCAGAAGCCAAAGGGGAAAGGCTTGAAGAACTTGTCCCAGGGGAAAAATCAACACCCCTGGATAAAGACTCTCCTGAATTTCTTCTACCGGAAAAACACTGATGACTATAAAGAATACTCCgataaaaagacaaaggaaaaagaGGCCAGCCTGGAGCGGGCTCCTAGCTGCATAGAAGCAGAAGCGGCTACAAGAACTGGAGCAGACTCCAGTTCATTGCCGCGGCCTGGGAAAACCATTAAAAAGAGATCCACCCTCAGAAGAGCTTTCTCCTTTAAGAAACATGCCACCgaggaggaaaagaaagcagGGACGGAAGCGGGAATAAAAGCAAAGAGGCCCAGCTTTCTTCCACTGCGGAACATTCACAGGCCGTCCTCACAAG ACAGGGAAGAACATGAGCTTTACTGCACACAAGTCTCGGAAGAGATACAACTGATAATCCAGGGCAATGAAGCCAAGAGAAGAAGAAAACACAGTTACGAAGAGCTACTGAGACCTGCCGACACTCCTGAATCTG AAGAAGCCATCATAAGAAAAATAGTTGCCCTGCTCAAGAGCACTGGGGATCACTTGGACGAGAAG ATAAAAGAAGACACAAATCTCACCACGTTCTTCAAAGATATCTCCTACAGCTCCTTCAAGCACTTAGCCGATGTCTACGTCAATAAAGAAGTGACAGCCCAAGTGCCTGAAATGTCTCCTGAGGAGATAAAATTTGCATTCGCTGTGCACTTAACTGCCAAGGTGGCCGGCATCTGTAACCACGCGGTGAACAGGATCATGGGCTTTGGAGACCAATATCTCCAGGATACTTTTGTGCAGTTTTCCTACAGCAAGAACGTCAGG GACCGTGAGAAGTTCAGCACTAGCAGCTGTGAAAGCCCAGACTGA